TTACCCCGTAAACGACGAATCGTACGTCAGCCGGATGGATCATGGTGAAAGCTGCGATGCGGCTGCCTTGCTTTTCCTTCGCTGGTATCGATATGATGTATCGCATACCGTCTCCTTCCCGTCCCGTGATATACTTTTCCCATGAGAGGCGAAGCCAGAGGTTATTTCCTGAAAGAATACGGCTCTTGGAGCGTTCTGATCGTCTCGTATATCACCGGCTTGAGTGTCAGCCGGGGCTTTACGTGGCTGGCCCTGCCGCTTTTCCTCGCCCTCGGCCTTCTGATCAACTCCAAGCAGGCTTTCACGAAATGGCTCAGGAAAAAGGGGGATGCCCGGTCCGGCATCATCTTCGTCAGCCAGATCGTGATCGCCGCGGTCATCCTGATCGCGGTATTCGGCAACGATATCCCGCGGCTGCTCTTTCTGCTCGTGTTCCCGGCGGCATATCTGCTGATGAACAGGTTCGCGGGCGAGCATTTCGTCCTCACGGAGATGCTTGGGTTCTCCCTGATCAGCCTTGCGGCAGTGCTCGCCAAGTTTGTGGTCACGGGCGGCGTCGATGTCCG
This sequence is a window from Nitrospirota bacterium. Protein-coding genes within it:
- a CDS encoding YwiC-like family protein, whose protein sequence is MRGEARGYFLKEYGSWSVLIVSYITGLSVSRGFTWLALPLFLALGLLINSKQAFTKWLRKKGDARSGIIFVSQIVIAAVILIAVFGNDIPRLLFLLVFPAAYLLMNRFAGEHFVLTEMLGFSLISLAAVLAKFVVTGGVDVRLFVAVALYFTAGVFKIKSLLLRKTRDRVFTVLYAAFAV